One part of the Chrysemys picta bellii isolate R12L10 chromosome 14, ASM1138683v2, whole genome shotgun sequence genome encodes these proteins:
- the LOC135975712 gene encoding class I histocompatibility antigen, F10 alpha chain-like isoform X2, giving the protein MAQNEGSEFWDEVTWWGQRFQKWYNASLNTLSQLYNRTEGFHIIQTIYGCDLREDNSIQGFYQDSYDGRDFLTFDKETMTWVAADIGAQITKRRWEAEVNDNQQWKRYVEGNCISWLRSALEYGKETLQRRVCPTARVSDRSSHDGLTTLSCKVSGFYPRDITVTWLKNGESRQQETYSEGILPNGDGTYQTWVTMEIDPKIKAHYSCQVEHESLLEPLSVSWEPNNSLIPIVAGVITAAVLIGVIIGVFFWKKQCPGRTGDGYAVAQASDEGSSGSDRSAKA; this is encoded by the exons atggcgcagaacgagggttcggagttctgggacgaggtgacctggtggggacagcgcttccagaaatggtacaacgcgagtctgaacaccctgagtcagctctacaaccggaccgagg GGTTTCACATCATCCAGACGATATACGGCTGTGATCTCCGGGAAGACAACAGCATTCAGGGGTTTTACCAGGATTCATATGACGGACGAGACTTTCTTACCTTCGATAAGGAGACCATGACTTGGGTAGCAGCAGATATTGGGGCTCAGATCaccaagaggagatgggaggCTGAAGTAAATGACAACCAGCAGTGGAAACGCTACGTGGAGGGGAATTGTATTTCCTGGCTAAGGAGTGCTCTAGAGTACGGGAAGGAGACTCTACAGAGGAGAG tgtGTCCAACAGCTAGAGTGAGCGACAGGTCATCTCATGATGGCctcaccaccctctcctgtaaggtcagtggattctacccccgggacatcaccgtgacctggctgaaaaatggggagagcagacagcaggagacctactctgaaggcatcctacccaatggggatgggacctaccagacctgggtgacaatggagattgatcccaagatcaaagcccattattcatgtcaagtggagcatgaaagcctgttagagccactctctgtctcctggg aaccaaataatagtctgattcccattgtggctggagttatcactgcagctgtcctgattggtgttataatcggagtattcttctggaaaaagcaatgcccag ggaggacGGGAGACGGCTACGCTGTAGCTCAGG caagtgaCGAAGGATCTAGTGGCTCTGACAGATCTGCCAAGG cttaa
- the LOC135975712 gene encoding class I histocompatibility antigen, F10 alpha chain-like isoform X6, translating into MAQNEGSEFWDEVTWWGQRFQKWYNASLNTLSQLYNRTEGFHIIQTIYGCDLREDNSIQGFYQDSYDGRDFLTFDKETMTWVAADIGAQITKRRWEAEVNDNQQWKRYVEGNCISWLRSALEYGKETLQRRVCPTARVSDRSSHDGLTTLSCKVSGFYPRDITVTWLKNGESRQQETYSEGILPNGDGTYQTWVTMEIDPKIKAHYSCQVEHESLLEPLSVSWEPNNSLIPIVAGVITAAVLIGVIIGVFFWKKQCPGRTGDGYAVAQA; encoded by the exons atggcgcagaacgagggttcggagttctgggacgaggtgacctggtggggacagcgcttccagaaatggtacaacgcgagtctgaacaccctgagtcagctctacaaccggaccgagg GGTTTCACATCATCCAGACGATATACGGCTGTGATCTCCGGGAAGACAACAGCATTCAGGGGTTTTACCAGGATTCATATGACGGACGAGACTTTCTTACCTTCGATAAGGAGACCATGACTTGGGTAGCAGCAGATATTGGGGCTCAGATCaccaagaggagatgggaggCTGAAGTAAATGACAACCAGCAGTGGAAACGCTACGTGGAGGGGAATTGTATTTCCTGGCTAAGGAGTGCTCTAGAGTACGGGAAGGAGACTCTACAGAGGAGAG tgtGTCCAACAGCTAGAGTGAGCGACAGGTCATCTCATGATGGCctcaccaccctctcctgtaaggtcagtggattctacccccgggacatcaccgtgacctggctgaaaaatggggagagcagacagcaggagacctactctgaaggcatcctacccaatggggatgggacctaccagacctgggtgacaatggagattgatcccaagatcaaagcccattattcatgtcaagtggagcatgaaagcctgttagagccactctctgtctcctggg aaccaaataatagtctgattcccattgtggctggagttatcactgcagctgtcctgattggtgttataatcggagtattcttctggaaaaagcaatgcccag ggaggacGGGAGACGGCTACGCTGTAGCTCAGG cttaa
- the LOC135975712 gene encoding class I histocompatibility antigen, F10 alpha chain-like isoform X7, translating to MAQNEGSEFWDEVTWWGQRFQKWYNASLNTLSQLYNRTEVCPTARVSDRSSHDGLTTLSCKVSGFYPRDITVTWLKNGESRQQETYSEGILPNGDGTYQTWVTMEIDPKIKAHYSCQVEHESLLEPLSVSWEPNNSLIPIVAGVITAAVLIGVIIGVFFWKKQCPGRTGDGYAVAQASDEGSSGSDRSAKA from the exons atggcgcagaacgagggttcggagttctgggacgaggtgacctggtggggacagcgcttccagaaatggtacaacgcgagtctgaacaccctgagtcagctctacaaccggaccgagg tgtGTCCAACAGCTAGAGTGAGCGACAGGTCATCTCATGATGGCctcaccaccctctcctgtaaggtcagtggattctacccccgggacatcaccgtgacctggctgaaaaatggggagagcagacagcaggagacctactctgaaggcatcctacccaatggggatgggacctaccagacctgggtgacaatggagattgatcccaagatcaaagcccattattcatgtcaagtggagcatgaaagcctgttagagccactctctgtctcctggg aaccaaataatagtctgattcccattgtggctggagttatcactgcagctgtcctgattggtgttataatcggagtattcttctggaaaaagcaatgcccag ggaggacGGGAGACGGCTACGCTGTAGCTCAGG caagtgaCGAAGGATCTAGTGGCTCTGACAGATCTGCCAAGG cttaa
- the LOC135975712 gene encoding class I histocompatibility antigen, F10 alpha chain-like isoform X4, whose translation MAQNEGSEFWDEVTWWGQRFQKWYNASLNTLSQLYNRTEGFHIIQTIYGCDLREDNSIQGFYQDSYDGRDFLTFDKETMTWVAADIGAQITKRRWEAEVNDNQQWKRYVEGNCISWLRSALEYGKETLQRRVCPTARVSDRSSHDGLTTLSCKVSGFYPRDITVTWLKNGESRQQETYSEGILPNGDGTYQTWVTMEIDPKIKAHYSCQVEHESLLEPLSVSWEPNNSLIPIVAGVITAAVLIGVIIGVFFWKKQCPGRTGDGYAVAQGHHE comes from the exons atggcgcagaacgagggttcggagttctgggacgaggtgacctggtggggacagcgcttccagaaatggtacaacgcgagtctgaacaccctgagtcagctctacaaccggaccgagg GGTTTCACATCATCCAGACGATATACGGCTGTGATCTCCGGGAAGACAACAGCATTCAGGGGTTTTACCAGGATTCATATGACGGACGAGACTTTCTTACCTTCGATAAGGAGACCATGACTTGGGTAGCAGCAGATATTGGGGCTCAGATCaccaagaggagatgggaggCTGAAGTAAATGACAACCAGCAGTGGAAACGCTACGTGGAGGGGAATTGTATTTCCTGGCTAAGGAGTGCTCTAGAGTACGGGAAGGAGACTCTACAGAGGAGAG tgtGTCCAACAGCTAGAGTGAGCGACAGGTCATCTCATGATGGCctcaccaccctctcctgtaaggtcagtggattctacccccgggacatcaccgtgacctggctgaaaaatggggagagcagacagcaggagacctactctgaaggcatcctacccaatggggatgggacctaccagacctgggtgacaatggagattgatcccaagatcaaagcccattattcatgtcaagtggagcatgaaagcctgttagagccactctctgtctcctggg aaccaaataatagtctgattcccattgtggctggagttatcactgcagctgtcctgattggtgttataatcggagtattcttctggaaaaagcaatgcccag ggaggacGGGAGACGGCTACGCTGTAGCTCAGG gtcaccatgagtga
- the LOC135975712 gene encoding class I histocompatibility antigen, F10 alpha chain-like isoform X1 → MAQNEGSEFWDEVTWWGQRFQKWYNASLNTLSQLYNRTEGFHIIQTIYGCDLREDNSIQGFYQDSYDGRDFLTFDKETMTWVAADIGAQITKRRWEAEVNDNQQWKRYVEGNCISWLRSALEYGKETLQRRVCPTARVSDRSSHDGLTTLSCKVSGFYPRDITVTWLKNGESRQQETYSEGILPNGDGTYQTWVTMEIDPKIKAHYSCQVEHESLLEPLSVSWEPNNSLIPIVAGVITAAVLIGVIIGVFFWKKQCPGRTGDGYAVAQDHTSGAGQRNSASRRTW, encoded by the exons atggcgcagaacgagggttcggagttctgggacgaggtgacctggtggggacagcgcttccagaaatggtacaacgcgagtctgaacaccctgagtcagctctacaaccggaccgagg GGTTTCACATCATCCAGACGATATACGGCTGTGATCTCCGGGAAGACAACAGCATTCAGGGGTTTTACCAGGATTCATATGACGGACGAGACTTTCTTACCTTCGATAAGGAGACCATGACTTGGGTAGCAGCAGATATTGGGGCTCAGATCaccaagaggagatgggaggCTGAAGTAAATGACAACCAGCAGTGGAAACGCTACGTGGAGGGGAATTGTATTTCCTGGCTAAGGAGTGCTCTAGAGTACGGGAAGGAGACTCTACAGAGGAGAG tgtGTCCAACAGCTAGAGTGAGCGACAGGTCATCTCATGATGGCctcaccaccctctcctgtaaggtcagtggattctacccccgggacatcaccgtgacctggctgaaaaatggggagagcagacagcaggagacctactctgaaggcatcctacccaatggggatgggacctaccagacctgggtgacaatggagattgatcccaagatcaaagcccattattcatgtcaagtggagcatgaaagcctgttagagccactctctgtctcctggg aaccaaataatagtctgattcccattgtggctggagttatcactgcagctgtcctgattggtgttataatcggagtattcttctggaaaaagcaatgcccag ggaggacGGGAGACGGCTACGCTGTAGCTCAGG atcacacaagcggggccggacaacggaattcggctagcaggcggacatggtaa
- the LOC135975712 gene encoding class I histocompatibility antigen, F10 alpha chain-like isoform X3, protein MAQNEGSEFWDEVTWWGQRFQKWYNASLNTLSQLYNRTEGFHIIQTIYGCDLREDNSIQGFYQDSYDGRDFLTFDKETMTWVAADIGAQITKRRWEAEVNDNQQWKRYVEGNCISWLRSALEYGKETLQRRVCPTARVSDRSSHDGLTTLSCKVSGFYPRDITVTWLKNGESRQQETYSEGILPNGDGTYQTWVTMEIDPKIKAHYSCQVEHESLLEPLSVSWEPNNSLIPIVAGVITAAVLIGVIIGVFFWKKQCPGRTGDGYAVAQDAEKSGEEATAVQ, encoded by the exons atggcgcagaacgagggttcggagttctgggacgaggtgacctggtggggacagcgcttccagaaatggtacaacgcgagtctgaacaccctgagtcagctctacaaccggaccgagg GGTTTCACATCATCCAGACGATATACGGCTGTGATCTCCGGGAAGACAACAGCATTCAGGGGTTTTACCAGGATTCATATGACGGACGAGACTTTCTTACCTTCGATAAGGAGACCATGACTTGGGTAGCAGCAGATATTGGGGCTCAGATCaccaagaggagatgggaggCTGAAGTAAATGACAACCAGCAGTGGAAACGCTACGTGGAGGGGAATTGTATTTCCTGGCTAAGGAGTGCTCTAGAGTACGGGAAGGAGACTCTACAGAGGAGAG tgtGTCCAACAGCTAGAGTGAGCGACAGGTCATCTCATGATGGCctcaccaccctctcctgtaaggtcagtggattctacccccgggacatcaccgtgacctggctgaaaaatggggagagcagacagcaggagacctactctgaaggcatcctacccaatggggatgggacctaccagacctgggtgacaatggagattgatcccaagatcaaagcccattattcatgtcaagtggagcatgaaagcctgttagagccactctctgtctcctggg aaccaaataatagtctgattcccattgtggctggagttatcactgcagctgtcctgattggtgttataatcggagtattcttctggaaaaagcaatgcccag ggaggacGGGAGACGGCTACGCTGTAGCTCAGG atgctgagaaatcgggcgaggaggctacggcagtgcagtga
- the LOC135975712 gene encoding class I histocompatibility antigen, F10 alpha chain-like isoform X5: MAQNEGSEFWDEVTWWGQRFQKWYNASLNTLSQLYNRTEGFHIIQTIYGCDLREDNSIQGFYQDSYDGRDFLTFDKETMTWVAADIGAQITKRRWEAEVNDNQQWKRYVEGNCISWLRSALEYGKETLQRRVCPTARVSDRSSHDGLTTLSCKVSGFYPRDITVTWLKNGESRQQETYSEGILPNGDGTYQTWVTMEIDPKIKAHYSCQVEHESLLEPLSVSWEPNNSLIPIVAGVITAAVLIGVIIGVFFWKKQCPGRTGDGYAVAQGRC, translated from the exons atggcgcagaacgagggttcggagttctgggacgaggtgacctggtggggacagcgcttccagaaatggtacaacgcgagtctgaacaccctgagtcagctctacaaccggaccgagg GGTTTCACATCATCCAGACGATATACGGCTGTGATCTCCGGGAAGACAACAGCATTCAGGGGTTTTACCAGGATTCATATGACGGACGAGACTTTCTTACCTTCGATAAGGAGACCATGACTTGGGTAGCAGCAGATATTGGGGCTCAGATCaccaagaggagatgggaggCTGAAGTAAATGACAACCAGCAGTGGAAACGCTACGTGGAGGGGAATTGTATTTCCTGGCTAAGGAGTGCTCTAGAGTACGGGAAGGAGACTCTACAGAGGAGAG tgtGTCCAACAGCTAGAGTGAGCGACAGGTCATCTCATGATGGCctcaccaccctctcctgtaaggtcagtggattctacccccgggacatcaccgtgacctggctgaaaaatggggagagcagacagcaggagacctactctgaaggcatcctacccaatggggatgggacctaccagacctgggtgacaatggagattgatcccaagatcaaagcccattattcatgtcaagtggagcatgaaagcctgttagagccactctctgtctcctggg aaccaaataatagtctgattcccattgtggctggagttatcactgcagctgtcctgattggtgttataatcggagtattcttctggaaaaagcaatgcccag ggaggacGGGAGACGGCTACGCTGTAGCTCAGG gcagatgctga